The following DNA comes from Hordeum vulgare subsp. vulgare chromosome 3H, MorexV3_pseudomolecules_assembly, whole genome shotgun sequence.
aatacttgacacgcagaaaacagtagcaacaaaatgacacgatctacatgctacgtctattagtttgggtctagtccatcacatgattcacctaatgatgtgatccagttatcaagcaacaacaccttgtacatagtccgaagaccctgactatccttgatcaactggctggccaactagaggcttgctagggacagtatttttctatgtatccacacatgtatctaagtcttcattcaatataattatagcatgtataataaaagattatcttgatacaggaattataataataacttatttatctttgcctctagagcataataacaccttgtacatatcaaataaggataggatcacatcttggagtTATAGCTATGAAGGCGGTTGCGTCGCGTAACCAGTGCTCTCCAACCATTTATCGACCTCCGAGAATGAGTTGATGGCATTGAGAGTGGTACCACTACCATCACAAGGATGAAGCCCTCGTCATCATGCCCACCAGCACGGTTGCCATGGGCGACAGCAACCCCTCCGCCAACCATATCACCGCCGCCACCTAGgtcagagggagagagatagagagatcagAGAAAGCGAGAGAGTGAACTGCAAGAGAGGAGAGGGTCATATATATGTTGACTAGACTGACGGCCGTGTTCCGACTGAAATGTGTCTTTAACGGGCGTTAGCAGACAACCACGATGGCTTGGCCATGCTGGCGCATTAAATATGAGACCAGCACGTCAGAAAGGGGTTTTGTTCTGGTCGTTCATTTTGTATGAATTGTGataataattttgtaaattaattGTGATGGCTTTTTTTGTTAAATACTCATCTCATCGAGAACGAACATGCCAATCATCGCGCAGCTAGACAtagttatttgcaaaaataatttttgcaAACCAATTTGTAGTTGAATGATTAGAGGGACGGTGGTATCCTTAACTCATCAGGGTTTAAATCTTGGTACTCACATTACttctgaatttatttcaggatttacgGCAATGCGTATTCAGTGGAAGAAGATGTTTTCGTCAATGACGAAACGTCTAcgatgacttcgtaaatctcaagatgatatatCGGAGCAGTTTCTTCGAAGTGCTCATAAGAGtagggtgtgcatgtgtgtgctgATAAGGGTAAGCGTATGGGACATTTACATGAACCTCTGTactatattttaaaaaatactactccgtatttctttaaaaagaatcaagtataCTAACCTTTCGTCAGATAAAAAGGATTCAAGTAGGAAAAGGGAAGAAAATTCTATGGGACGGGGCCTCATAGTGCCTGGCCTGAGGCCCCTCTTCAAATTTTGACACGTCATTGTTTGCACACATCTTAAAGCTGCTTAAAATACCCTAATCAGCTGATACATATTTATAGTATGGATACTGCACAATATCAATCTAATCAATACCTTCCGTCCAACAAACGTAACCAGAAGGTAGCAATCTTCTCGCCTGCAGTCTCCGCCGCGCCCGACGTGGAGGCGCCGTCGTCGCAACAGGTCCCCGGCGCCAAACCTGGGCACTGCCGCCATGTCTCCCATGGAGACCTCTCCTTTCGCCGGTGATGACGACGTGCTCATCGTCTCTCACGGAAGCAGCGGCGGCGTCCACATGGAAGCAGCGGCAGCAGGCCTTCATGGAAGCAGCGGCAACAGACTTGTCCCCATGGCTACCCGTCCATGCGCTGGCGACGACGATCTTCATGGAAGTGGCGGCGTCCACATGGAAGCAGCGGCAGCAGACCTTCATGGAAGCAGCGCTGGCGACGACGATCTTCATGGAAGTGGTTGTGTCAATGTTGAATCCATACATGTTCCTCGAGTTGGAATGGCATTTAAGTCTGAGGAGGAGGCATACGATTTTTACAATAATTATGCTTGTAAAGTTGGGTTCAGCATTCGAAGGAGCCACACGAAGTTGAGACGAGATGGAACCGTTTATCAGAAACATTTGGTTTGCAGCAAACAAGGTGAGCGAGAAACTCATTCATCACATCACACCAAGAAAGAAAATGCAACCACAAGGTGTGATTGCAATGCCCGTGTTCAGCTGAGTATTTCTCCTGATGGCGTTTGGAATATGCAAAAGGTTCTTCTTGAGCACAACCATGATTTCGCAAGTCTAGATAAGAGGCACATGTTGAGGTCGCAACGTCGTATTGCAGCGTCCGATAAACTTGTGATTGGTGAGATGCGTGAAGCCGGAATAAAGCCAGCTGAAGTGTACAATTTTTTCAAGCAGTGCTATAAAGGACCCCATAATGTACCTTTCTTGCCGATGGATTCCAATAACCATATTGGTCGTGAGCGCAGGAAGTATCTGGAAGTTAATGATGCGCAAACATTGCTGGAATTCTTGAAAAACAAGCAGTTAAATGATCCTTCTTTTTTTATGCTATACAATTATACGAAGAGGATTGCCGGATAGCTAATTTCTTTTGGGCAGATGGTCAAGCTATCATGGACTACGCTTGCTTTGGTGATGTTTTGTCCTTTGACACAACATTTCAGACAAACAAGTTTGAAATGCCTGTTGCATCACTACATGAAACAAATCATCATAAGCAAACCATTCTTTTTGGAGCTGACCTGTTATGTGATGAAACCAAAGATTCATTCATCTGGCTCTTCAACACATTCTTAACCGCCATGTCTGGCAAGGCACCTGCAACCATCTTCACCGATCAGTGTGCTGCCATGGCGAAAGCAATCAGCATTGTTCTCCCAAATACAAAGCACCGCCTCTGTTTGTGGCACATTTATCAAAATGCTGCTAAGCATCTTAGCCATGTAATTTCAGACCATCCTCAATTCCTTGCTGATTTTAAGAGATGTGTCTATGAGGAAAGGTCAATAGCATACTTTGAAATGAAGTGGCAAGAATTGTTGAGTGCTTACAACCTTCAGGATAACACATGGTTACAACAACTCTATGATCTGCGTGAGAAGTGGGCTACTGTTTACCGTCGTGATTCCTTTTGCGCCAACATGACTTCAACTCAAAGGAGCGAAGGTATGAATAACGTGTTTAAGAAAAGATTTCGAAAGAGACTCTGCCTTTCAGAACTCCTAGTAGAATATGATAAGTGTGCCGCTAGTCTTCGGGAGAATGAATTGGACGAGGACTTTAAATCACGTCAGTCTAAACCAGTTACTTGCATCAGAAACTTACCTATGTTGAAGACTGCTGCTGAATCATATACAAGAAGCCTTTATGTTGATTTTGAGGAGCAGTTTAAGCAACAATtttctgccaagtgccagttagtTCCCACTGTGGGGATAGTTAGAACTTACATGGTGTCACCTAGGAAATATGAGGATGAGGCAGTAGTTGTATTCAGTTCTGAGGATGTCACCATTTCATGTTCTTGCAGAAGGTTTGAATCCATAGGTAAGAAATAACATTTTGTTATTTTACTAGTTTACAATAAAGGTGTCATCAAATATGCATTCCGTCTTAATGTGGTAAAATATCTGAATGTTACACCCTACAACACATAAATGATGTGATCATGGAACTCTGAATGTTTTTGTTTGAAGATCTCTGAATTTTGACATCTCTGAATGTCACAATGTCCACATCTCTGAACGTTACAATGACCATGAGCTTCCCAACGTCGCCAATGGCTGGCTTTCTGACGGCACCGGCGCCGGCGTTGCCGTCTTGGGTGGCAAACGTGGTGGTGGGAAACCCATCGTTGTGCATGTTGCTGCTGCGGAGAGGTCGCGACGGCGCCGCCACTTCCATGAAGATTGTTGTCGCCAGCGCATGGACGTGTAGCCATGGGGACATGTCTGTTACCGCTGTTTCCATCTGGACGCCGCCGCTGCTTCCGTGAGGGACGACGAGCACGTCGTCATCACCGGCGAAAGGAGAGGTCTCCATGGGAGACATGGCGGCAGTGCCCAGGTTTGGTGCCAGGGACATGTTGCGACGACGACGCCTCCACGTCGGGCACGGCGGAGACTGCAGGCGAGAAGATTGCTACTTTCTGGTTACGTTTGTTGGACGGAAGGTATTGATTAGATTGATATTGTGCCGTATCCATACTACAAATACGTATCAGCTGATTAGGGTATTTTAAGCAGCTTTAAGATGTGTGCAAACAATGACGTGTCAAAATCTGAAGAGGCGCCTCAGGCCAGGCACTATGAGGCCCTGTCCCATAGAATTTTCTTCCTCGGAAAAGAGTCAAGTACGGATACGAATCCATCTCAGCGTACGGACGACCGTGCGACTGTGTGTGCTGATCTCTACTCGGAAGTGAGGTGCGACCGTGCGAGCGTACAGGCCTTCCCAGTTCCAACCCGCAGTCGGGCCTAGCCTTCCATAAAGGTTGCGACCCCCACGACGTCTTCACCTCACCGCAACACCAACGCAAACTAGCGCTCGACATCCATCCAACGAGAGTAATAATCCATTAGAGACGCAGCGAGTCCATCACCGGGAGTTGAACACGATGGCGATCACGGCGTCATCGAAGAAGGCGGCGAACCGGCTGGTGGTGGAGGATGCCAGCACCAACGACGACAACTCCGTGTGCACCCTCCACCCAGACACCATGGAGAAGCTTTCCCTATTCAAGGGCGACACGGTGCTGCTCAAGGGCAAGCGCCGCCACAGCACGGTCTGCATGGCACTGCCCGACGACACCTGCGAGGAGCACAAGATGAGGATCAACAAGGTGGCCCGCTCCAACCTGCGCGTGCGCATCGCCGACGTCGTGTCCGTGCACCTGTGCCACGACGTCAAGTACGCCAGGCGCGTGCACATCCTCCCGTTGGACGACACCGTCGAGGGCATCGCGGGGAACCTCTTCGACGCCTACCTCAAGCCCTACTTCGTGGACGCCTTCCGCCCGGTCCACAAGGGCGACCTCTTCCTCGTGCGCGGCGGCATGCGGAGCGTCGAGTTCAAGGTCATGGAGATCGACCCCGCGGCGGACTACTGCATCGTGATGCCCGACACGGAGATTTTCTGCGAGGGCGAGCCGGTCAAGCGGGAGGACGAGGAGCGGCTCGACGACGTCGGCTACGACGACGTGGGTGGCATGGGGAAACCGCTGACTCAGATCAGGGAGCTCGTCGAGCTGCCACTCAGGCATCCTCAGATCTTCAAGTCCATTGGCGTCAAGCCTCCCAAGGGCATCCTCCTCTACGGCCCTCCCGGTTCCGGCAAGACGCTGATCGCCCGCGCGGTGGCCAACGAGACCGGGGCCTTCTTCTTTCTCATCAACGGCCCGGAGATAATGTCAAAGATGGCCGGAGAGAGCGAGAGCAACCTGAGGAAGGCCTTCGAGGAGGCCGAGAAGAACGCGCCCTCCATCATATTCATCGACGAGATCGACTCCATTGCTCCCAACAGGGAGAAGACTCACGGCGAGGTGGAGAGGCGTATCGTTTCCCAGCTGCTGACGCTGATGGACGGCATGAAGGCCCGCGCGCACGTCATCGTCATGGGCGCCACGAACCGTCCCAACAGCATCGACCCTGCCTTGAGGCGCTTCGGGAGGTTCGATCGCGAGATCGACATCGGCGTGCCGGACGAGGTCGGGCGTCTCGAAGTGCTCCGCATCCACACCAAGAACATGAAGCTGGACGAGGAGGTCAACCTTGAGGTGATTGCCAAGGATACGCACGGCTACGTCGGCGCCGACTTGGCCGCGCTCTGCACCGAGGCGGCGCTGCAGTGCATCAGGGAGAAGATGGACGTGATCGATTTAGAGGACGACACCATCGACGCCGAGATCTTGAACTCCATGGCCGTCACCAATGACCACCTTAAGACGGCTCTCGTCGGCACGAACCCGTCCGCGCTACGTGAGACCGTCGTGGAGGTGCCCAACGTCAGCTGGAACGATGTCGGCGGCCTCGACGGGGTCAAGAGGGAGCTGCAAGAGACCGTTCAGTACCCGGTCGAGCACCCAGAGAAATTCGAGAAGTTCGGCATGTCGCCGTCCAAGGGCGTCCTCTTCTACGGGCCACCAGGATGCGGCAAGACCTTGCTGGCCAAGGCGATCGCCAACGAGTGCCAGGCCAACTTCATCAGCATCAAGGGGCCAGAGCTGCTCACCATGTGGTTCGGCGAGAGCGAGGCCAACGTGCGCGAGATCTTCGACAAGGCGCGTCAGTCTGCGCCGTGCGTGCTCTTCTTCGACGAGCTCGACTCCATCGCGACCCAGAGGGGCGGCAGGATGGGAGACGCCGGCGGCGCGGCGGACAGGGTCCTGAACCAGCTGCTCACCGAGATGGACGGCATGAACGCCAAGAAGACGGTCTTCATCATCGGCGCCACCAATAGGCCGGACATAATTGACTCGGCGTTGCTCCGTCCCGGCCGCCTGGACCAGCTCATCTACATCCCCTTGCCGGACGAGGCCTCGCGGCACCAGATCTTCAAGGCATGCCTCAGGAAGTCTCCCGTGGCCAAGGACGTCGACCTCGGCGCGCTCGCAAGGTTCACCGCAGGCTTCAGCGGCGCCGACATCACGGAGATCTGCCAGAGGGCGTGCAAGTACGCCATCAGGGAAGATATCGAGAAGGACATGGAGAGGCAGAGGATGGGACAAGACACCATGGAGCCGGACGGCGGGCAGGAAGAGGAGGCGGCGGAGATCAAGGCGGCTCACTTCGAAGAGTCGATGAAGTACGCGAGGCGGAGCGTGAGCGACGCCGACGTCAGGAAGTACCGGGCCTTCGCGCAGACGCTGCAGCAGTCTAGGGGGTTCGGCACCGAGTTCCGCTTCCCGGCGCAGCCACACGCGGCAGAAGCTGCTGTCCACACCTCCGCGGCAGctgatgaggatgaagacgatCTATACAAGTGATCCAGTAGCCATTGTTAGAATAGAACATGAAGTAGGAATACCAGAATATTGTACTGTACTGTTTTTGTTCTGTTTCCTTAAGTCGAACACCTTATTTTGTTGATTCTTTTCATGTATATAAATTTTTTTCGTTTATACTCCATACTTCGTACATCATAGAAATACAGTtgtttttaacagcaacatagAAATACAGTTGACGAGATAAATAGTTGTCTGTTCTTTATGAAAAAGGTTGCCTGTAATTTCTCGTCAAACTTACAAGAACGGAACACCTATTGCCTGAAGGTTGTGGCACCCAACGGTCTTAGTTGAAGAGAGTTCTTTCTTAGCTAACTGAATGTACCAAAACTGATTGTAACCAACTAGTATATGTCATTCAGACCGGCATGCCCTTCCTGTTGCGAGTCCCTGGTTGAGCGAACTTGCGAGTGTGAATAAATGCATTGCATAGCCTCTTTCATAAGATCGATCATTTGGTTGCATTTGCTAGAGCATGCACTTCTACCTCCACCATCAATAGTCGAAGTGGACATACGGCTCGGTGCTCATGATTACATTCACCACAATGCACCTGCTGTTTGCAATATGAGAAAGAAAGAAGGGAAATTCTATCAAGAACCGCCGCATCGTCGACATCCCGTGAGGCGGCTCTCttcgtcatgcatgcatgcatgcatccagtgATGTCATCGGATTCATTTTAAATGATtggattttcaaaaacttttatctcttaaaccgttaattcgatcgatgatccgtttttgcagtagactttgtttcgacgaaatctgcaaaactagatcccatgtcaatatgtttcgacaactttttttgctcgtacttaccacatttattttacttgtcatattagtaagtaatTACTTGTTTGATAAAAAATAATTTAATCGCTAATTTTTGGAAATTGCGTATGAATATGACATCTTGACATAATCAAAATGAcaagcacaaacaactttttttaggcgattacgcgaaaaaattgacaactcaacatatttaaaaccggtAACCACTAAAGATATTTTTCGGTCATCGTTTCTAAATACGACAACTTGGCATAGTTAAACTAACaagcacacaaaatagttttctggcaaagttgtatgtaaatatgacaagttagCATATTTAAATTGACAAACACAACTTATGATATGCTTTTATACCATGTATAATGAAAACTGCTACAAGGCTTTGTACAAAACAACATCAAAAAGTgctaattaagttatttttttcacgcaagtaagtggttaataatatgatAAGTGGGTCAAAAAATGTGGAAAGTATGAACTGAAAAAAATAGTTGACGGaacatgtcaacatgggatctagtttcgaaaaaCTCGTCGTGAGAAAGTcaatggtgaaaacggatcatcgattgaattcaCGGTTTGTAGataaatttttttaaattttaaacATCAAAAGGAATAttgatgacatcattgcatgcataTAGCGGTTTTCATTATACATGAGGATAtcattacatgcatgcatgcatgagagagaTACTCCAGGTACACTAGTTTTGTATTAAATGAGTGATTAATAGGGTGTTAATTTTTACATTGAAAGATGATTAACTGAGCCGCCGGACCGCAAGACGCGGGTGCGGCGCCGCTGTCTAGTGTTGTCCAAGAAAGAAGGGAAGTTTCTTCAGGGTTTAATTACTCATAATCTTTATTACGGTTTCAAATAGTTAAATTACTTTTGTAAGTTCctctttaaagtttcaaaaacagTAGTGGCCACTTTCATTCCTGCAATTAAATGGCTAAGAAATTCCCTCTACCAACTGAACTACGTCTGTTTTTGGCTGCTAATTCACGATAGATTGAATACCAGTGCACTCCTGCAGCTGCAAATTTTCTTTATTGCAGACTACACTCGTGTTCTCTATTCTGGAAACAAGGATCACTAATTTTTCCAGTGCAAAATTGCATAGACTTGTGTTGGAAATGCGAGCGATTTACCATGTGATTTTACTAGAAGAAATAGTACATAAATCATAACTATTATAGAAATTATAAGACAAGTCATGCGATCATACAAAGAGTATGCAAGTAGCATTTGAAGTGGTGAATAGAAACAGAACATATCTAGAACCGAAACTAGAACAAAGTTGCGGCATGAACTTAAACAAGAAGAACACGAACATGTATTGAGTTGCAACAGCAACAATGGGATTGGCGTTGAAATTGTCACCAACCATGTTGTCAAAGAGGTTGTTGACTTCGGGGCAgaagtcgtcgtccgggaagtgGTCGTCGGCGTCCGTGGTGTCCGTGATGAAGAAGCCCATAGTCGCGCAGAAcattccccaaaaaccttatcacccTTCTTCCGTACAAGGCTCAAAGCGGTGGGGTTTCGGAGGCCCACTGTCCCAACCTGCGGTGCACGCCTCAAGCCGGGATGGGAAAGAACATAGAGAGTCGCCGAAGAGGTGCAGTGTTCGTATTCAATCTCCACTGCGGCAAAACGTTTCGGCTCCCGAGTGACCTAtcgtataccagtcgtgcgtggAAAAAACTTAGtcatcggctcggctcattcccgcatcgCGTTGTGACGACGGCAGAGAAGGAGGAGCgaacgtgtatgtctctcttgttctcatgctcatacatgtgtggaaacatccttccttataaggaggtccaactcctatcaaactagcaatgtgggactaaactttagtttcacctcttgccttgcacgaatggGCTAAGTGGGCCTCTAGAATTTATTAGGAATTCTGAAAATGGTAATTGATCTAGCCCAAAACGGTTAAATTCTGGCAATCCCCCACCAAATCCTAGAAGCACACAAAATTTGCatttggttccaaaacactgtttATATACCGGTActgcagtggagactgttaagttgaacttccacctagaactctatgttatgctagtaagcaacttgaacagtggactatgccttgaactgCAAATTTTCTTCGAGCCTAGCTTCACGGAGAGCCTTGACGGATACTAGGCTATCGTGATACTTATGTGTCATACTCCGAggcctttcatgagtttactagagaacgCCCTACACTCATAGATTGCGACGCTTAATAATTAGACTCATATAGGTGTGCTCCTCGAAAGATGTTGTACAAGACAACATCTCTACTTCAATAGGCaacttagaacacattaagatatATATCAACCTGCCATGAAGATTAGAAAAGTAttacatcttcatggagtggtattatcaatgataaggatactttcctcttaGTTGACCAATAGCTTGTCTTCCACGTCTAATTCACGGGCTCTCCGATCACATAGAATAGGTTACCACCgtgaacaactcatattgtgggtctcatacccatctccttcgatacattatctatcacattacgtgatagacccttagtaaaaggatctgccagatttttagacgtttggatataatccaatgcaataactccggagtttttcattttcttgacaaattttaaccttctctcaacatgtcttgatgacttcatgttatcctttgaacTACTCACTTTGGCAATCACAGTTTGATTGTTGTAGTTCATAAGAACACCCGGTAAGTCATTCAAGAGCCGACGAAGCCAATCTTTTTCGaccgtagctgtatctagtgATGTGAGTTCTACTTCCATTGTTGACCTCGTTAAGATGGTTTGcctgcaagacttccaagaaacagcgccaccATCATGAGTGAATACACATCCactcgtggcctttatctcatcagagatccagtttgagtcactatacccttcaagtacctttCGTTACCCAGTGTAGTGAATTTCATAACTCATAGTGCCCTTTAAATAGCGCACAACTCTATTTAGAGCTTTCCATTGATCATCTCCTGTTTTTTAAACAAACCGGCTCAGCTTGCTAACAGCCAAAGTGATGTCAGGTCTCGTAGAGCTTGCTAaatacataagcgagccaattaTGAGAGAGTATTTCAATTcatctctagcaattcttcgattctttcgaagcaACACGCTAGCatcataaggtgttggagagGGCTTGCAGTCACTATAACCAAAGTGaatcaagatcttttccacatagtgagattgaagcaatgtaatcccaccatcATCACTTCTTACCAGCTTGATATTCAGAAAACATCAGctactcctaaatccttcatctcaaaacaacgagataggaaatccttgacctcctgaataacattcagatttgttacaaaaatctatatgtcatcaacatataagcAGAGGAtgactccctcgcccccaccatggcgatagtacacacataTGTCAGCTTTGTTTACAACAAATCTTCGAGTTGttaaagttctttcaaacttctcatgccactacTTAGGTGTTTTCTTAAGTCCATACAAAGACTTCAACAATTTGCACAATTTTTCTTCATGACCGTCCACTCTAAACCCATCTGGTTCTTCCATATAAATTTCCtcgtccaactctccatttaggaaagcactCTTAACAtctatttgatgaacgagaagaccatgtgaggcagctagtgaaagtagtactctaatagtggtcagtcgagccacaggtgactaagtatcaaagaagtcttcaccttccttttgggtataacccttgaccacgagtcgtgccttgtacttatcaatagtaccatcaggcctaagcttcttcttgaattcCCATTTGCaccctataggtttgcacccataaggacgatcaattttctcccaagtttcatttgtcgggatggaatccatctcactatggaccgcttccttccagtagtcagcatcttcagatGCATAAGCCTCTGAAATAGAACTAGGAGTGCCATCTCTGAGATATACAacaaaaatcatcaccaaaggactttgcagtcctGTGTCTCTTGCTCCATTTAGGAGTCTCGTTATTGTTCTCCGTAGGAGATGTTGCTTTGCAATGGTAGGTTCAGAAATTGCAACTACATCTTGACTCGATGAACTAAGCATCTCCTGATTTGATGAGCTACCCGTATCGTTCATGGGAAAGATATATTTGAAtaaagtcgcatcattcgactcgATGATTGTACCCACATGCATGTAAGATACCTCGGATTTTACAATAAAGAATCTACAACCAATGCTATGAAAATCATAACCCAGGaaaacacaatccacagtttATGGTCAAAGCTTTCGCTTCTTTGTCATTTGGTATATTGACT
Coding sequences within:
- the LOC123439645 gene encoding cell division control protein 48 homolog D-like; the protein is MAITASSKKAANRLVVEDASTNDDNSVCTLHPDTMEKLSLFKGDTVLLKGKRRHSTVCMALPDDTCEEHKMRINKVARSNLRVRIADVVSVHLCHDVKYARRVHILPLDDTVEGIAGNLFDAYLKPYFVDAFRPVHKGDLFLVRGGMRSVEFKVMEIDPAADYCIVMPDTEIFCEGEPVKREDEERLDDVGYDDVGGMGKPLTQIRELVELPLRHPQIFKSIGVKPPKGILLYGPPGSGKTLIARAVANETGAFFFLINGPEIMSKMAGESESNLRKAFEEAEKNAPSIIFIDEIDSIAPNREKTHGEVERRIVSQLLTLMDGMKARAHVIVMGATNRPNSIDPALRRFGRFDREIDIGVPDEVGRLEVLRIHTKNMKLDEEVNLEVIAKDTHGYVGADLAALCTEAALQCIREKMDVIDLEDDTIDAEILNSMAVTNDHLKTALVGTNPSALRETVVEVPNVSWNDVGGLDGVKRELQETVQYPVEHPEKFEKFGMSPSKGVLFYGPPGCGKTLLAKAIANECQANFISIKGPELLTMWFGESEANVREIFDKARQSAPCVLFFDELDSIATQRGGRMGDAGGAADRVLNQLLTEMDGMNAKKTVFIIGATNRPDIIDSALLRPGRLDQLIYIPLPDEASRHQIFKACLRKSPVAKDVDLGALARFTAGFSGADITEICQRACKYAIREDIEKDMERQRMGQDTMEPDGGQEEEAAEIKAAHFEESMKYARRSVSDADVRKYRAFAQTLQQSRGFGTEFRFPAQPHAAEAAVHTSAAADEDEDDLYK